The following proteins are encoded in a genomic region of Micromonospora olivasterospora:
- a CDS encoding TetR/AcrR family transcriptional regulator has protein sequence MTGDGSRARRPGGRTRQVTERLSAAALDILAEKGVDGLQYEELAARAKVGRATVYRRWSNRDDLLRDVLARFAEASVPIADTGDVVHDLTTFLHAFAEASATPTGRAVLQILLRRVDEGGGLHRMGLELLDRRTDDLQRRLDRAAEAEQLPPVDAPFVNMMLAGPVQWFVLRRSRPFTLTDAREIVELVVAGLWRNHRD, from the coding sequence ATGACTGGGGACGGATCACGGGCGCGTCGCCCCGGCGGGCGAACGCGTCAGGTCACCGAACGGCTGTCGGCCGCAGCGCTCGACATCCTCGCCGAGAAGGGCGTCGACGGACTGCAGTACGAAGAGCTCGCCGCCCGCGCAAAGGTCGGGCGCGCGACGGTCTACCGACGGTGGTCGAACCGAGACGATCTCCTTCGCGACGTGCTCGCCCGGTTCGCCGAGGCGTCGGTGCCGATCGCCGACACCGGCGACGTCGTCCACGACCTCACGACATTCCTGCATGCATTCGCGGAGGCCTCTGCCACGCCGACGGGTCGTGCAGTCCTGCAGATCCTCCTCCGACGCGTCGACGAGGGAGGCGGGCTGCACCGCATGGGGCTCGAACTCCTCGATCGTCGCACCGACGACCTGCAGCGGCGCCTCGACCGGGCAGCCGAGGCCGAGCAGCTACCGCCCGTCGATGCACCTTTCGTCAACATGATGCTCGCAGGCCCCGTGCAATGGTTCGTCCTGCGCCGGTCGCGACCCTTCACGCTCACCGACGCACGCGAGATCGTCGAACTCGTCGTAGCCGGATTGTGGCGGAATCACCGCGACTGA
- a CDS encoding MFS transporter: MTAADETRRRRQGFLSRWRVAFASGIVLATVFGVVEGFSIFYSSFVVDLGLDRAQASGMFAGYLLASMVAGPFAGRVVGRYGARRIILIFLPLFAAAVAAASLPTELWQFYLLYMVVLAPATTMLVVASQVIITSGYAEDRGRATGIAYACLGVGNFLLFSLLALVVQEYGWRGGYLVAGCLAALGTVGFLFMDQPGAAGAVIEETPTPMERATNLFRSPVFWLVCLAALTASVTDFFTFQTIVPFLTTEGHGVAISGLLLGMTGLSYAGGQLLGGVLSDRTNREFTATVGAIAFLAGLGLLWILPPTPLLVLAILLLGSGVGMIIGARIAAVGDLFTGSRLARAIGFFQVASAIGSAFATWFGGFSYSTTGSYGLSFVIAGGCALLWIVIIWLAAPRRAAVTQAAATGTPEAVPIGGT; encoded by the coding sequence GTGACCGCCGCTGACGAGACGCGCCGGAGGCGCCAAGGATTCCTGAGCCGCTGGCGGGTCGCGTTCGCCAGCGGGATCGTGCTCGCCACCGTGTTCGGAGTGGTGGAAGGCTTTTCCATTTTCTACTCGTCGTTCGTGGTCGATCTCGGGTTGGACCGCGCGCAGGCGTCCGGGATGTTCGCGGGGTACCTGCTCGCCAGCATGGTCGCCGGCCCGTTCGCGGGACGTGTCGTCGGCCGCTACGGCGCACGCCGGATCATCTTGATCTTCCTGCCGCTCTTCGCGGCGGCCGTGGCGGCGGCGTCGCTGCCGACCGAGCTGTGGCAGTTCTACCTTCTCTACATGGTGGTGTTGGCGCCAGCGACGACGATGCTCGTCGTGGCCAGCCAGGTGATCATCACCAGCGGCTACGCCGAGGACCGGGGCCGAGCGACCGGAATCGCGTACGCCTGCCTCGGGGTCGGCAACTTCCTGCTCTTCTCGCTGCTCGCCCTCGTTGTTCAGGAGTACGGCTGGCGCGGCGGCTATCTGGTGGCCGGCTGCCTCGCCGCGCTGGGCACGGTCGGCTTCCTCTTCATGGACCAGCCCGGGGCCGCCGGCGCGGTGATCGAGGAGACGCCGACGCCGATGGAACGCGCGACGAACCTGTTCCGTAGTCCGGTGTTCTGGTTAGTCTGCCTCGCCGCCCTGACCGCTAGCGTCACCGACTTCTTCACCTTCCAGACCATCGTGCCATTTCTGACCACCGAGGGGCACGGTGTCGCGATCTCCGGGCTCCTGCTGGGCATGACCGGCCTGAGTTACGCCGGCGGTCAACTGCTCGGCGGCGTGCTCTCCGACCGCACAAACCGGGAGTTTACCGCCACTGTCGGCGCGATCGCCTTCCTCGCGGGTCTCGGCCTACTCTGGATCCTACCGCCGACACCGTTGCTGGTCCTGGCCATTCTTCTGCTCGGCTCCGGGGTTGGCATGATCATTGGAGCCCGGATCGCCGCCGTCGGCGATCTCTTCACCGGTTCCCGCCTCGCTCGGGCAATCGGCTTCTTCCAGGTTGCCAGCGCCATCGGCTCAGCCTTCGCGACCTGGTTCGGTGGCTTCAGTTACTCCACGACCGGCAGCTACGGGCTGAGCTTTGTGATCGCCGGCGGGTGTGCGCTGCTCTGGATCGTCATCATCTGGCTCGCGGCCCCCCGACGCGCCGCGGTGACCCAGGCGGCCGCGACCGGGACGCCGGAGGCGGTGCCGATCGGGGGCACCTGA
- a CDS encoding GNAT family N-acetyltransferase yields the protein MSDGWQVIDSIDHVDPTEWNEVVDAAGGSVFSTVEWLSAYEKEPPAPLHAVRHLVWRENGKLRAVAPMYYASEDPHYTGYGPDYGFDHPILRARMLVGHSFYSYFNGICSTLPAAEVAPGLVATMREVATDLGSPLYGFPGVPETDPLCDELDRLGFVSIYTEATSGVNFVGTAEAHLAGLKNKVRREFGRLRRRSERLGVTVRTDVDPGYVDAFAGLVEDVCARHGIPTINPPDNIRSIFRHLREQLHFLTIWKDDVLLGGFILLHRADTLYAWIAGLNYDFHKEYATYYALYANTLDLAERLGVRRIEMGRSMYGFKVRMGFHPQLLVSWFDATDDASREMLTGGAEALESNCRTRQRIAEAYEAVDLIPPAPLLGPPRFPRSLAPAIHQ from the coding sequence ATGAGCGACGGCTGGCAGGTCATTGACTCCATCGATCACGTCGATCCAACGGAATGGAACGAGGTGGTCGACGCAGCAGGGGGTTCCGTCTTCTCCACGGTCGAGTGGCTCAGTGCCTATGAGAAGGAGCCGCCCGCGCCGCTGCACGCCGTCCGCCACCTGGTGTGGCGCGAGAATGGCAAGCTGCGGGCCGTCGCTCCGATGTACTACGCGTCGGAGGACCCGCACTACACCGGCTACGGGCCGGACTACGGATTCGATCACCCGATCCTGCGGGCCCGGATGCTCGTCGGGCACTCGTTCTACTCATACTTCAACGGGATCTGTTCCACGCTGCCGGCCGCCGAGGTCGCGCCCGGACTGGTCGCGACGATGCGCGAGGTCGCCACCGACCTCGGCAGCCCGCTTTACGGCTTTCCCGGCGTGCCGGAGACAGATCCGCTCTGCGACGAACTCGACCGCCTCGGCTTCGTGAGCATCTACACCGAGGCGACCAGCGGGGTGAACTTCGTGGGCACCGCCGAGGCGCATCTAGCCGGTCTCAAGAACAAGGTTCGCCGGGAGTTCGGCCGGCTGCGTCGTCGTTCGGAGCGCCTGGGCGTCACGGTACGCACGGATGTGGACCCCGGATACGTCGATGCGTTCGCCGGGCTCGTGGAGGATGTCTGCGCCCGCCACGGCATCCCTACGATCAACCCGCCCGACAACATCCGCAGCATCTTCCGGCACCTTCGTGAGCAGTTGCACTTCCTGACCATCTGGAAGGACGACGTGCTGCTGGGTGGGTTCATCCTGCTGCACCGCGCTGACACCCTGTACGCGTGGATCGCCGGCCTGAACTACGACTTCCACAAGGAATACGCCACCTACTACGCGCTCTACGCCAACACGTTGGATCTCGCGGAGCGACTGGGTGTCCGGCGCATCGAGATGGGCCGCAGCATGTACGGCTTCAAGGTCCGGATGGGATTCCACCCTCAGCTCCTGGTCTCATGGTTCGACGCGACCGACGACGCCAGCCGGGAGATGCTTACCGGCGGGGCCGAGGCGCTCGAATCGAACTGCCGCACCCGGCAGCGGATCGCGGAGGCGTACGAGGCGGTCGACCTTATCCCCCCGGCGCCCCTGCTCGGCCCGCCCCGGTTTCCCCGTTCACTAGCTCCGGCCATCCACCAGTGA
- a CDS encoding methyltransferase domain-containing protein, with amino-acid sequence MAASWAVTAFRGVLAAGHREYGSGTGDIHIGEDSLRFASAVLAAAPRGRVLDIGCGSGLASMAAARTAHQVHGLDVLPAAVEAFRISAALNSGVADCRAEVGDFLDLDRGDGYDAVVANLPGVPVPDGVPYPTAGDGGPDGLRLIRALWRWYATMSTADSLVMRFQCPGGPRTPIAVTELAGLMPPGCDILVVTDSAVPMLVRNAITAARASTLDGQRDAEEITEELQRRCAERGWTHYHCSTLRIRRNGSGIRAHVPAPDLIDARQSYRGTGRSLPVEELALKVGAELRRMPDEFWSVAGLSAIQDASAHLERIYYDLGQGATERQIASSLSDAGKPLDQAAAVLAVSAITRAMVRMSLLIPVVGVNAPAAEGRSGMRSA; translated from the coding sequence GTGGCCGCGTCGTGGGCGGTAACGGCGTTCCGTGGCGTCCTCGCCGCCGGCCACCGGGAGTACGGTTCCGGCACCGGCGACATCCACATCGGCGAGGATTCGCTGCGCTTCGCCTCCGCAGTGCTCGCCGCGGCGCCGCGCGGGCGAGTGCTGGACATCGGCTGCGGATCGGGCCTCGCGAGCATGGCAGCCGCCCGCACCGCCCACCAGGTACACGGGCTCGACGTGCTGCCAGCGGCGGTCGAGGCGTTCAGAATATCGGCGGCGCTCAATTCCGGCGTGGCCGACTGCCGGGCCGAGGTGGGCGACTTTCTCGACCTGGACCGCGGCGACGGGTACGACGCCGTGGTGGCCAACCTGCCCGGAGTGCCAGTACCGGACGGGGTGCCGTACCCGACGGCAGGAGACGGCGGTCCGGACGGGCTGCGGCTGATTCGGGCGCTCTGGCGGTGGTACGCCACCATGAGCACCGCCGACAGCCTGGTCATGCGCTTCCAGTGCCCAGGTGGCCCGCGGACGCCGATCGCCGTGACCGAGCTCGCCGGCCTCATGCCACCGGGCTGCGACATCCTCGTCGTTACCGACAGTGCCGTGCCGATGCTGGTGCGCAATGCCATCACCGCGGCGCGTGCCTCCACGCTGGACGGTCAGCGCGACGCCGAGGAGATCACCGAGGAGTTGCAGCGGCGCTGCGCGGAGCGGGGCTGGACCCACTACCACTGTTCGACGCTGCGGATCCGACGAAACGGCAGCGGCATACGCGCCCACGTGCCCGCTCCGGACCTGATCGATGCGCGGCAGTCGTACCGGGGCACCGGCCGGAGCCTGCCCGTCGAGGAGTTGGCGCTGAAGGTCGGTGCCGAACTGCGGCGGATGCCCGACGAGTTCTGGTCGGTGGCGGGCCTCAGCGCCATCCAGGATGCTTCGGCTCATCTGGAGCGCATATATTATGACCTCGGTCAGGGGGCTACCGAGCGTCAGATCGCATCGTCGCTCTCTGACGCCGGCAAGCCGCTCGATCAGGCGGCGGCGGTGTTGGCGGTCTCGGCAATCACCCGGGCCATGGTCCGGATGTCCCTGCTGATTCCAGTCGTCGGCGTGAACGCACCCGCAGCCGAAGGCCGTAGTGGAATGAGGAGTGCATGA
- a CDS encoding HalD/BesD family halogenase, which produces MTLTLNVNDRLEKHFAGFAGQLSDLRDRYKTEHYIEIDPFVPEDLQAAAHTELEALFAANARRRDLIVAQSGNTPRRYSNIDRDAIHQDGGIIPAIYRAPALYELLESIVGERVLPVPYTPEEYIASRLHEPNDVHGWHWDDYTWAIVWVFKMPPAEHGGSLEYIKDAPWDRENPQPEKLVAQGPVWTRHPGVGAAYLLKADTALHRVKPLSVADERMIVCYSFATEADLQRPVDHSSMAALYPESHARHED; this is translated from the coding sequence ATGACCTTGACACTCAACGTCAACGACCGATTGGAGAAGCACTTCGCGGGATTCGCCGGACAGCTGTCCGACCTCCGCGATCGCTACAAGACCGAGCACTACATCGAAATCGACCCGTTCGTACCGGAAGATCTGCAGGCCGCCGCCCACACCGAGCTCGAGGCTCTCTTCGCGGCGAACGCCCGCCGCCGCGACCTCATCGTCGCCCAGTCCGGCAACACCCCGCGGCGCTACAGCAACATCGACCGAGACGCGATCCACCAGGACGGCGGTATCATTCCGGCGATCTACCGCGCGCCGGCACTGTACGAGCTGCTGGAGAGCATCGTCGGCGAGCGGGTGCTGCCGGTGCCCTACACCCCGGAGGAGTACATCGCGTCGCGGCTGCACGAGCCGAACGACGTGCACGGCTGGCACTGGGACGACTACACATGGGCGATCGTCTGGGTGTTCAAGATGCCCCCGGCCGAGCACGGCGGCAGCCTCGAATACATCAAGGACGCCCCGTGGGACCGGGAGAACCCGCAGCCGGAGAAGCTCGTTGCGCAGGGCCCGGTCTGGACCCGGCACCCGGGCGTCGGCGCGGCGTACCTGCTGAAGGCGGACACCGCGCTGCACCGGGTCAAGCCACTGTCGGTGGCGGACGAGCGAATGATCGTCTGCTACTCGTTCGCCACCGAGGCGGACCTGCAGCGCCCGGTCGACCACTCGTCGATGGCGGCGCTCTATCCAGAGTCGCACGCCAGGCACGAAGACTGA
- a CDS encoding ATP-grasp domain-containing protein — protein MDTRGLCVLLGAGDPYYREYALTALGEFCDLVLVAPQEPKWATPHIHTLVLADPRDPLATLAALRDSGPMGLAGVVTYDEFSVESAARVAAELRLRGSSPAAAARCRDKRQMRAAFEAAGVASPVSVAATTLAEVTAAAQRTGFPLVLKPVDLAGSIGVVLVRQPNELREAYRRCRASGRAEYGAVSNAILVEEYVEGPEVSVESLVRAGEVQTVAMTRKRLVPPPWFEESGHVVVGGPVPEEIARLAERAQRALGIQWGATHTEIRLGAVGPRVIEVAARPAGDVIPLLVLLATGVDLTVAAAAAAMGRPAPAAREPVAPAAAVRFFSPGKDMVFRSASSEVAAAAPEWLVSFVIEATDGDVLRLPPHGFLDRVGYAIVTGANEAECEQRLDELERSLHISADPIVG, from the coding sequence GTGGACACCAGGGGCCTTTGCGTGCTACTGGGTGCCGGAGATCCCTATTATCGCGAGTACGCATTAACGGCACTCGGAGAATTCTGCGATCTCGTACTGGTTGCCCCGCAAGAGCCAAAGTGGGCGACGCCACACATTCACACGTTGGTGCTCGCCGACCCGCGTGATCCATTGGCGACTTTGGCGGCATTACGAGACAGCGGGCCGATGGGCCTGGCCGGTGTGGTGACCTACGACGAGTTCAGCGTGGAGTCGGCCGCCCGGGTCGCCGCAGAGTTGAGACTGCGGGGTTCCTCGCCAGCGGCCGCCGCCCGGTGCCGGGACAAGCGGCAGATGCGGGCGGCCTTCGAGGCGGCCGGGGTCGCCTCTCCGGTCAGCGTCGCGGCCACCACACTGGCCGAGGTGACGGCCGCGGCCCAGAGAACCGGCTTTCCGCTGGTCCTCAAGCCAGTCGATCTGGCGGGCAGCATCGGCGTGGTGCTGGTGCGGCAACCGAACGAGCTGCGTGAGGCGTACCGCAGGTGCCGGGCCTCGGGGCGGGCTGAGTATGGCGCTGTTTCGAACGCAATCTTGGTCGAGGAGTACGTCGAAGGTCCAGAGGTCAGCGTTGAGTCACTGGTCAGGGCCGGTGAGGTGCAGACCGTGGCGATGACTCGCAAGAGGCTGGTGCCACCGCCGTGGTTCGAGGAGTCCGGTCACGTGGTGGTCGGCGGTCCGGTGCCGGAGGAGATCGCGCGGCTGGCCGAGCGGGCACAGCGGGCGCTCGGCATCCAGTGGGGTGCGACGCACACCGAGATCCGGCTGGGCGCGGTCGGCCCCCGGGTGATCGAAGTAGCCGCGCGGCCGGCCGGCGACGTCATCCCGCTGCTGGTGCTCCTCGCCACCGGCGTCGATCTGACTGTCGCTGCGGCGGCTGCCGCGATGGGCCGGCCGGCGCCGGCGGCCCGGGAGCCGGTGGCACCGGCGGCGGCGGTCCGGTTTTTCTCCCCCGGTAAGGACATGGTTTTCCGGTCGGCGTCCAGCGAGGTCGCCGCGGCGGCACCGGAATGGCTGGTGTCGTTTGTGATCGAGGCGACGGACGGCGATGTTCTGCGCCTGCCACCCCACGGCTTCCTCGATCGTGTCGGATACGCGATAGTGACCGGCGCGAACGAGGCAGAGTGCGAGCAACGACTGGACGAGCTGGAACGCTCCCTGCACATCTCAGCCGATCCGATCGTCGGCTGA
- a CDS encoding SDR family oxidoreductase has translation MSIVVTGATGHLGRLIVSALLRRGVPAGEIVALGRDTGRLADLAQRGVVVRQADYTDPDSLRAAFAGADKLMFVSGSEVGQRVAQHHNVIAAAREAGVGLVVYTSITRADTSTMILAREHRETERELTASGLPHMILRNSWYLENYTGQLPTYLEHGVAGAAGEGRVSAATREDYAEAAAAVLTGAGEPGRVYELGGAPFTLAELAAELSRQTGREIGYVDLPVEKYTEVLVGAGVPEPFAAVLADSDRGIAGGELYVEGDDLATLIGRRPTTLAEALRAAR, from the coding sequence ATGTCCATCGTCGTCACCGGTGCCACCGGCCACCTCGGCCGGCTGATCGTCTCCGCGCTGCTCCGCCGGGGCGTACCGGCCGGGGAGATCGTGGCGCTCGGCCGGGACACCGGCCGGCTCGCCGACCTCGCCCAGCGCGGGGTCGTCGTGCGACAGGCCGACTACACCGACCCCGACTCGCTGCGGGCCGCGTTCGCCGGCGCCGACAAGCTGATGTTCGTCTCCGGCAGCGAGGTCGGGCAGCGGGTGGCCCAGCACCACAACGTGATCGCCGCTGCCCGCGAGGCCGGCGTCGGGCTGGTCGTCTACACCAGCATCACCCGGGCCGACACCTCCACCATGATCCTGGCCCGGGAGCACCGGGAGACCGAGCGGGAGCTAACCGCGTCCGGCCTGCCGCACATGATCCTGCGCAACAGCTGGTACCTGGAGAACTACACCGGCCAGCTCCCGACGTACCTCGAGCACGGGGTGGCCGGCGCGGCGGGTGAGGGGCGGGTCAGCGCCGCCACCCGCGAGGACTACGCCGAGGCCGCCGCCGCGGTCCTCACCGGCGCCGGGGAGCCCGGCCGGGTGTACGAGCTGGGCGGCGCGCCGTTCACGCTCGCCGAGCTGGCCGCGGAACTGTCCCGGCAGACCGGCCGGGAGATCGGCTACGTCGACCTGCCGGTGGAGAAGTACACCGAGGTGCTGGTCGGGGCCGGTGTGCCCGAGCCGTTCGCCGCGGTCCTCGCCGACAGCGACCGGGGCATCGCCGGAGGCGAGCTGTACGTCGAGGGCGACGACCTGGCGACGCTGATCGGCCGGCGGCCCACCACCCTCGCCGAGGCGCTGCGCGCGGCCCGCTGA
- a CDS encoding winged helix-turn-helix transcriptional regulator encodes MESNKVKPDIFARNCGSRQVVDRIGDRWSVLVVLTLADGRKRFGELAQRIEGVSQKMLTQTVRGLERDGLVTRTVHATVPPRVDYELTDLGRSLLDLVSGLEAWATTHLGEVEAARARYDARG; translated from the coding sequence ATGGAGAGTAATAAGGTGAAGCCCGACATCTTCGCCCGGAACTGCGGGAGCCGGCAGGTCGTCGACAGGATCGGCGACCGGTGGAGCGTACTCGTGGTGCTCACCCTGGCCGACGGCCGCAAGCGCTTCGGCGAGCTGGCCCAGCGCATCGAGGGGGTGAGCCAGAAGATGCTCACCCAGACCGTGCGCGGGCTGGAGCGCGACGGCCTGGTCACCCGCACGGTGCACGCCACCGTGCCGCCCCGGGTCGACTACGAGCTCACCGACCTCGGCCGCAGCCTGCTCGACCTGGTTTCCGGGCTGGAGGCGTGGGCGACCACGCACCTCGGGGAGGTCGAGGCGGCCCGCGCCCGGTACGACGCCCGCGGCTGA
- a CDS encoding ClpP family protease, which yields MIRYDVLMLDGGQPSFGDQVFQRLLRERIVFLGTEVTDESANQICAQILLLAAEDSERDIFLYINSPGGSVSAGMAVYDTMRYVRNDVATLALGFAGSMGQFLLCAGAAGKRFALPHSRIMMHQPSGGFGGTVADITIQAENMLHTKRTMQELIAQHSGRTLDEIQRDWDRDRWFTPEQAREYGLIDKVIRHAGELPS from the coding sequence ATGATCAGGTACGACGTACTGATGCTGGACGGCGGGCAGCCGTCCTTCGGCGACCAGGTCTTCCAGCGGCTGCTGCGGGAACGCATCGTCTTCCTCGGCACCGAGGTCACCGACGAGTCGGCCAACCAGATCTGCGCGCAGATCCTGCTGCTGGCCGCCGAGGACAGCGAGCGCGACATCTTCCTCTACATCAACTCGCCGGGCGGCTCGGTCAGCGCCGGAATGGCGGTATACGACACCATGCGGTACGTCCGCAACGACGTGGCCACCCTGGCGCTCGGCTTCGCCGGCTCGATGGGGCAGTTCCTGCTCTGTGCGGGTGCGGCCGGGAAGCGGTTCGCGCTGCCGCACTCGCGGATCATGATGCACCAGCCGTCGGGCGGGTTCGGCGGCACCGTCGCCGACATCACCATCCAGGCCGAGAACATGCTGCACACCAAGCGGACGATGCAGGAGCTGATCGCCCAGCACAGCGGGCGCACCCTCGACGAGATCCAGCGGGACTGGGACCGCGACCGCTGGTTCACCCCGGAGCAGGCCCGCGAGTACGGCCTGATCGACAAGGTGATCCGCCACGCGGGCGAACTGCCGTCCTGA
- a CDS encoding potassium channel family protein, translating into MIHFPAQRRGPLSALSLRLAAAVGLVFAVVAAVYLDRDGYRDVNEDGLTLLDCFYYAVVSLSTTGYGDITPAAQSARLVNVLFVTPARVLFLIILVGTTLEVLTEQYRTGRRLSRWRRSVKDHVIICGYGTKGRSAVSALLENGMDKSRIVVVERSAAALRQATSAGLVAIEGSATRSSVLNEAHVKTAKAVIIATDSDDAAVLVALTVRQLTAGQVRIIAGAREAENAPLLKQSGAHHVIVSSATAGRLLGLSTSAPPLIDVVEDLLTPGQGMALAMRSAERGEVGRSPRELDSLVIALVRRGRVVTLTDRAGATIETGDMLVYVRDDRPQPTGVPG; encoded by the coding sequence GTGATCCATTTTCCCGCCCAGCGGCGGGGCCCGCTGAGCGCGCTGAGCCTGCGCCTGGCCGCCGCCGTGGGCCTGGTGTTCGCGGTCGTCGCCGCGGTCTACCTCGACCGGGACGGCTACCGCGACGTCAACGAGGACGGCCTCACCCTCCTCGACTGCTTCTACTACGCGGTGGTCTCCCTCTCCACCACCGGGTACGGCGACATCACCCCGGCGGCGCAGTCCGCACGGCTGGTCAACGTCCTCTTCGTCACCCCGGCCCGGGTGCTCTTCCTGATCATCCTGGTCGGCACCACCCTGGAAGTCCTGACCGAGCAGTACCGGACCGGCCGTCGCCTGTCGCGGTGGAGGAGAAGCGTGAAGGACCACGTCATCATCTGCGGCTACGGCACCAAGGGCCGCAGCGCGGTCTCCGCGCTGCTGGAGAATGGTATGGACAAGTCCCGGATCGTGGTGGTCGAGCGCAGCGCCGCCGCGCTGCGGCAGGCCACCTCGGCCGGGCTGGTCGCGATCGAGGGCTCGGCGACGCGCTCCTCGGTGCTCAACGAGGCGCACGTGAAGACCGCGAAGGCGGTCATCATCGCGACCGACAGCGACGACGCCGCCGTCCTGGTGGCGCTCACCGTCCGTCAGCTCACCGCCGGGCAGGTGCGGATCATCGCCGGGGCCCGGGAGGCCGAGAACGCGCCGCTGCTCAAGCAGAGCGGCGCCCACCATGTGATCGTCTCCTCCGCCACCGCGGGTCGGCTGCTGGGCCTGTCGACGTCGGCGCCGCCGCTGATCGACGTGGTGGAGGATCTGCTCACCCCCGGTCAGGGCATGGCGCTGGCCATGCGCTCCGCCGAGCGCGGCGAGGTGGGTCGCTCACCCCGCGAGCTGGACAGCCTGGTCATCGCGCTGGTCCGCCGTGGGCGGGTGGTCACCCTGACCGATCGGGCCGGCGCGACCATCGAGACGGGCGACATGCTCGTGTACGTCCGCGACGACCGCCCTCAGCCGACGGGCGTGCCGGGCTGA